The Hypanus sabinus isolate sHypSab1 chromosome X1, sHypSab1.hap1, whole genome shotgun sequence genome window below encodes:
- the cd79b gene encoding B-cell antigen receptor complex-associated protein beta chain — MAFFAGKSCLVPGIIIFLLIIATGVLSNELKVRYSVPYRAVIKGNNVTLHCIFENMTADNNRGIKWYKNGNPPTELKNTLNNNREAWLRISNAKKLHSGIYYCSFQKEIVKPQCAAEVNVQMKSIDVKKLKSADTMKDLLILIQGILLFLCLTLPGMLFFGKNNQRKKKDDEAETYHMYEGLEVMQTAMYEDIGNMRASEDKLSVAEQPNE, encoded by the exons ATGGCTTTCTTTGCTGGGAAATCATGTCTAGTACCAGGAATCATCATTTTTCTGCTCATCATTGCAACTG GTGTGCTAAGTAATGAGTTAAAGGTCAGATACTCCGTGCCTTATCGAGCTGTTATAAAAGGAAACAATGTCACCCTGCACTGTATCTTTGAAAACATGACTGCTGATAATAATAGAGGCATCAAGTGGTATAAAAATGGAAATCCTCCCACTGAATTGAAAAACACACTGAACAATAACCGTGAAGCCTGGCTTAGAATTTCCAATGCAAAGAAATTACATTCAGGAATTTACTACTGCAGTTTTCAAAAGGAGATTGTGAAACCTCAGTGTGCAGCGGAAGTAAATGTGCAAATGA AATCCATTGATGTGAAAAAGCTGAAATCTGCGGACACAATGAAAGACTTGTTGATTTTAATACAGGGAATTTTGCTGTTCCTTTGTCTCACCCTGCCAGGAATGCTGTTCTTCGGAAAA AACAatcaaaggaaaaagaaagatgaTGAAGCCGAGACTTACCACATGTATGAG GGTTTGGAAGTTATGCAGACAGCCATGTATGAAGACATTGGTAACATGAGAGCATCTGAAGATAAATTATCTGTTGCTGAGCAGCCTAATGAGTAA